Proteins encoded in a region of the Mercenaria mercenaria strain notata chromosome 1, MADL_Memer_1, whole genome shotgun sequence genome:
- the LOC123531655 gene encoding carbonic anhydrase 1-like isoform X1, with protein MELKAIIVILLLKNNCQIILASTGIHWSYGDNDGPEKWPELFPNMCAGVKQSPIDIQPFDTVYNKRLTNFGFNDSPEEGTKFIAHNNGHSIQVDTEGKFLLEYGGLHYKYRISQFHFHWGNANEIGSEHTINGTAAPMEMHIVSWNVNKYSSMAEAATKSDGLAVLGILYRVSNSNNQLLEPLVQVIPKLNNNVEIPVVSPSAFLPNSPEKYYRYHGSLTTPRCYESVTWTVFKERQTITESQLNVFRQTLVSHTTKAKPIPHPAEGINGEGLEHLVNNFRPVQPLNGRVIQRSYKV; from the exons ATGGAGCTCAAAGcaattattgttatattattattgaaaaataactgTCAAATAATATTAG CGTCCACTGGAATCCACTGGAGCTATGGTGACAATGACG gaCCGGAAAAATGGCCAGAATTATTTCCTAACATGTGCGCAGGAGTGAAGCAATCTCCAATCGACATTCAACCCTTCGATACGGTTTATAATAAGCGTTTAACAAATTTCGGGTTCAATGACTCGCCTGAAGAGGGAACAAAATTTATAGCCCATAATAATGGACATTCAA TTCAAGTGGATACTGAAGGCAAGTTTCTTCTCGAATATGGCGGTCTCCATTACAAATACAGAATTAGCCAGTTTCATTTCCATTGGGGAAATGCCAATGAAATAGGATCAGAACATACAATTAATGGGACAGCTGCCCCAATGGAG ATGCACATTGTAAGCTGGAACGTGAATAAATACAGTAGCATGGCAGAGGCAGCCACGAAATCAGATGGGCTAGCAGTTTTAGGGATACTATATAGGGTTTCAAATTCTAATAACCAACTCCTAGAACCACTTGTACAAGTCATTCCAA AACTGAACAACAATGTAGAAATCCCCGTTGTTTCTCCGAGTGCATTTTTGCCGAATAGTCCAGAAAAATACTACAGATACCATGGATCATTGACCACCCCAAGATGTTACGAGAGTGTTACCTGGACCGTGTTTAAAGAAAGACAAACAATAACAGAAAGTCAG TTGAACGTTTTCCGTCAGACACTGGTGTCACATACGACTAAAGCAAAACCAATACCTCATCCTGCGGAAGGAATCAATG GTGAAGGACTGGAACACTTAGTGAATAATTTCAGACCAGTACAGCCTTTGAACGGAAGAGTTATCCAAAGAAGTTACAAGGTTTAA
- the LOC123531655 gene encoding carbonic anhydrase 1-like isoform X2 has protein sequence MHLYITSTGIHWSYGDNDGPEKWPELFPNMCAGVKQSPIDIQPFDTVYNKRLTNFGFNDSPEEGTKFIAHNNGHSIQVDTEGKFLLEYGGLHYKYRISQFHFHWGNANEIGSEHTINGTAAPMEMHIVSWNVNKYSSMAEAATKSDGLAVLGILYRVSNSNNQLLEPLVQVIPKLNNNVEIPVVSPSAFLPNSPEKYYRYHGSLTTPRCYESVTWTVFKERQTITESQLNVFRQTLVSHTTKAKPIPHPAEGINGEGLEHLVNNFRPVQPLNGRVIQRSYKV, from the exons ATGCATCTCTACATAA CGTCCACTGGAATCCACTGGAGCTATGGTGACAATGACG gaCCGGAAAAATGGCCAGAATTATTTCCTAACATGTGCGCAGGAGTGAAGCAATCTCCAATCGACATTCAACCCTTCGATACGGTTTATAATAAGCGTTTAACAAATTTCGGGTTCAATGACTCGCCTGAAGAGGGAACAAAATTTATAGCCCATAATAATGGACATTCAA TTCAAGTGGATACTGAAGGCAAGTTTCTTCTCGAATATGGCGGTCTCCATTACAAATACAGAATTAGCCAGTTTCATTTCCATTGGGGAAATGCCAATGAAATAGGATCAGAACATACAATTAATGGGACAGCTGCCCCAATGGAG ATGCACATTGTAAGCTGGAACGTGAATAAATACAGTAGCATGGCAGAGGCAGCCACGAAATCAGATGGGCTAGCAGTTTTAGGGATACTATATAGGGTTTCAAATTCTAATAACCAACTCCTAGAACCACTTGTACAAGTCATTCCAA AACTGAACAACAATGTAGAAATCCCCGTTGTTTCTCCGAGTGCATTTTTGCCGAATAGTCCAGAAAAATACTACAGATACCATGGATCATTGACCACCCCAAGATGTTACGAGAGTGTTACCTGGACCGTGTTTAAAGAAAGACAAACAATAACAGAAAGTCAG TTGAACGTTTTCCGTCAGACACTGGTGTCACATACGACTAAAGCAAAACCAATACCTCATCCTGCGGAAGGAATCAATG GTGAAGGACTGGAACACTTAGTGAATAATTTCAGACCAGTACAGCCTTTGAACGGAAGAGTTATCCAAAGAAGTTACAAGGTTTAA
- the LOC123531655 gene encoding carbonic anhydrase 1-like isoform X3 yields MELKAIIVILLLKNNCQIILASTGIHWSYGDNDVQVDTEGKFLLEYGGLHYKYRISQFHFHWGNANEIGSEHTINGTAAPMEMHIVSWNVNKYSSMAEAATKSDGLAVLGILYRVSNSNNQLLEPLVQVIPKLNNNVEIPVVSPSAFLPNSPEKYYRYHGSLTTPRCYESVTWTVFKERQTITESQLNVFRQTLVSHTTKAKPIPHPAEGINGEGLEHLVNNFRPVQPLNGRVIQRSYKV; encoded by the exons ATGGAGCTCAAAGcaattattgttatattattattgaaaaataactgTCAAATAATATTAG CGTCCACTGGAATCCACTGGAGCTATGGTGACAATGACG TTCAAGTGGATACTGAAGGCAAGTTTCTTCTCGAATATGGCGGTCTCCATTACAAATACAGAATTAGCCAGTTTCATTTCCATTGGGGAAATGCCAATGAAATAGGATCAGAACATACAATTAATGGGACAGCTGCCCCAATGGAG ATGCACATTGTAAGCTGGAACGTGAATAAATACAGTAGCATGGCAGAGGCAGCCACGAAATCAGATGGGCTAGCAGTTTTAGGGATACTATATAGGGTTTCAAATTCTAATAACCAACTCCTAGAACCACTTGTACAAGTCATTCCAA AACTGAACAACAATGTAGAAATCCCCGTTGTTTCTCCGAGTGCATTTTTGCCGAATAGTCCAGAAAAATACTACAGATACCATGGATCATTGACCACCCCAAGATGTTACGAGAGTGTTACCTGGACCGTGTTTAAAGAAAGACAAACAATAACAGAAAGTCAG TTGAACGTTTTCCGTCAGACACTGGTGTCACATACGACTAAAGCAAAACCAATACCTCATCCTGCGGAAGGAATCAATG GTGAAGGACTGGAACACTTAGTGAATAATTTCAGACCAGTACAGCCTTTGAACGGAAGAGTTATCCAAAGAAGTTACAAGGTTTAA